In Desulfobulbus oralis, one DNA window encodes the following:
- a CDS encoding aspartate carbamoyltransferase catalytic subunit: MKTEYTFSHHHILGMDQFSREDITHILATAESFRDISERPIKKVPALRGRTVVNLFFEASTRTRTSFEIAAKRLSADTFNFSSATSSTSKGETLIDTARNISSMHPDVIILRHPNAGAPRLISRYVPAAIVNAGDGAHQHPSQGLLDLLTVRQRKGRLDGLKIAIVGDITHSRVARSDIQGFTTMGSTVFVYGPGTLVPMYIESMGAVRARSMHEALDQADVVIVLRIQQERLFEALLPSLREYAQRFGLSDGPLGWAREDAIIMHPGPVNRGVELNPELADSAHSVILDQVTNGVAVRMALLYLVGNA, encoded by the coding sequence ATGAAAACGGAATATACCTTTTCCCACCATCATATTCTCGGGATGGATCAATTCTCCCGGGAAGACATTACCCACATCCTGGCTACCGCAGAGTCCTTCAGGGACATCTCCGAGCGGCCCATCAAAAAGGTACCGGCGCTCCGTGGGCGCACGGTTGTCAATCTGTTCTTCGAAGCCTCGACCCGGACCCGCACATCCTTTGAGATTGCGGCCAAACGCCTGAGCGCAGACACCTTCAACTTCAGCTCCGCAACCAGCAGCACCAGCAAAGGCGAGACCCTGATCGACACGGCCCGCAACATCTCGTCCATGCACCCGGACGTCATCATCCTGCGGCACCCGAATGCAGGCGCTCCCCGCCTGATCAGCCGCTATGTACCCGCCGCGATCGTCAACGCAGGCGACGGTGCACACCAGCATCCGTCTCAGGGTCTGCTCGATCTGCTGACCGTACGGCAGCGCAAAGGCCGCCTTGATGGTCTGAAAATCGCCATTGTCGGTGACATCACCCACAGTCGGGTGGCCCGATCCGACATCCAGGGCTTTACCACCATGGGCTCAACGGTTTTTGTATACGGCCCGGGCACCCTCGTGCCGATGTACATAGAAAGCATGGGCGCGGTGCGAGCACGCAGCATGCACGAAGCCCTGGACCAGGCCGATGTGGTCATCGTGCTGCGTATCCAGCAGGAACGATTGTTCGAGGCCCTGCTGCCATCGCTTCGGGAATATGCCCAGCGTTTCGGCCTCTCGGACGGCCCCCTGGGCTGGGCCAGGGAAGATGCCATCATCATGCACCCCGGACCGGTCAACCGCGGGGTGGAACTCAACCCGGAACTCGCGGACTCGGCGCACTCCGTCATTCTGGATCAGGTCACCAACGGCGTTGCCGTACGCATGGCGCTACTCTATCTTGTGGGGAATGCCTGA